One Nicotiana sylvestris chromosome 12, ASM39365v2, whole genome shotgun sequence genomic window carries:
- the LOC138883197 gene encoding uncharacterized protein, translating to MDAIIWNVRSVNTMQAFERLITMHRKHHFEFIGILEHMQQSHKMERYRVRIGLAQAVVNVSNKIWAFIDEIFEVTILYNMTQQLTLRLMHSETHVELILTLVYAKCDRTERIELWDTLYAMASDMTVPWLVGGDFNVIWDEEEKYGGLSVSLIEVDDFRHCINTCNLTDLGIKGSIFTWWNERSEEDCIFKRLDRCFGNNELQQTFPGLEITHQSKIGSDHCPMLLKCDILKKLKQALSTWSRATYGDIFQKITSLEEEVLVHERQFEVNPTQMNRQRLQQVQAEMIKYLALEEEFWRQKAGILWFKYGDRNTKFFHAQVNGRRKRLKLSRIQNSLVTGLKKIT from the exons aTGGATGCCATTATATGGAATGTCAGGTCAGTAAACACAATGCAAGCATTTGAAAGGCTGATTACAATGCACAGAAAACATCATTTTGAGTTCATAGGAATCCTTGAGCATATGCAACAGTCTCACAAAATGGAGAGGTATAGAGTAAGAATTGGTTTGGCACAGGCTGTGGTGAATGTGTCAAACAAGATTTGGGCTTTTATTGATGAAATTTTTGAGGTTACTATTTTATATAACATGACTCAACAGCTGACTTTGAGATTAATGCACTCTGAAACACATGTTGAGCTCATCCTTACACTAGTCTATGCCAAATGTGATCGCACTGAAAGAATAGAACTATGGGATACGTTGTATGCAATGGCATCAGATATGACAGTACCTTGGCTAGTTGGAGGCGACTTTAATGTGATATGGGATGAGGAAGAGAAATATGGGGGATTGTCAGTTTCCCTCATTGAAGTAGATGACTTCAGACACTGCATCAATACCTGCAACTTGACAGACTTGGGTATCAAAGGAagcatatttacatggtggaatgaaAGATCAGAGGAGGACTGCATTTTTAAAAGATTGGACAGATGTTTTGGCAATAATGAATTGCAACAGACCTTTCCTGGATTGGAGATAACTCACCAATCCAAAATCGGGTCTGATCATTGCCCAATGCTGCTGAAATGTGATATA ttaaagaagcttaaacaAGCACTATCTACCTGGAGCAGAGCTACATATGGGGATATATTCCAGAAGATTACAAGCCTTGAGGAGGAGGTCTTGGTTCATGAAAGACAATTTGAAGTCAATCCTACACAGATGAATAGACAAAGATTACAACAGGTCCAAGCTGAAATGATTAAATATCTTGCATTAGAAGAAGAATTCTGGAGACAAAAAGCAGGCATATTATGGTTCAAATATGGTGATAGAAACACTAAATTCTTCCACGCTCAAGTTAATGGGAGAAGGAAGAGACTGAAATTATCAAGGATCCAAAATAGCTTGGTAACTGGATTGAAGAAGATCACTTAA